The genomic DNA TAGTATTTGATAAAATTAAAATGCAACTTCTCATAGGAAAAAACATAAAAAACATTCGTGAGAAGAAAGGAATTCCCCAACAGGTCTTAGCCGCTCAATGTAATATGGAAAAATCTAATTTAAGTCGCTTAGAGTCAGGGGGCTCAAATCCTACATACTTTACCTTATACAAGATTGCTTATTATTTAAATGTTTCTGTTTGTGAACTCACAAATATTGAAATAGAAAAAAAATAAGATTCTTTGTTTAACTCATAGTGATTAAACCACATTGACACCTAACTTATTCTGAAAGTCTTCCTTCAATTGATCTTATCAAAAACAACAAAAGCCTATCTATTGAGGTGTGTTTGAAACTGCTTCGCCTAAAGCACTTAATACAAAGCTGAATGATATACACCCCTAATAAACGGCGTTTATCTGTCCCCTCTCATGTTAGGAGATTATTAAGTATGTAAGAAAGATTCATAATAAAATTTTGTTTATTTGCTCCGATGGATAAATTAAACAAAAAGATAGAAATAAATCGTCAGTCCTGGGAAGATAGAACCGCTATTCACCTCAAATCTGACTTTTACGATTTGGAATCTTTCAAAAAAGACCCCATGTCACTCAAATCTATTGAGTTAGAAGCTATGGGCGATGTTAAAGGCAAGTCTTTTTTACATCTGCAATGCCACTTTGGTCAAGATTCTTTGTCTTGGGCTAAAAAAGGGGCAGATGTTACTGCTGTGGACTTCTCTCCTGCTGCTATATCTGCCGCCAAAGGACTTTCTAAAGAGCTCAATATTGAGGCTAATTTTGTAGAATCTAATGTTCTTACTCTTGATTTAGAAAAAGAATTTGATATTATATTTATGTCTTATGGTACATTAGGCTGGCTACCGGACCTCAAATTGTGGGGCTCAATAGTAGCTAAACACCTCAAACAAGGTGGTACTTTTCTTCTTGTCGAGTTTCACCCTGTATTAGACATCCTAGACGATAAAACACAACACCCTTACTTTTTTGATGAGAATACTCCTACAACTTTAGAAATGGGTTCTTACACCGATTGTGGTGAAGATATGAAAACGGAATATTGCTGGTGGAATCATTCTCTAAGTGAAATTTTTGTTGCCCTCGAATCTAATGGTTTAAAATTACAGTCTTTTGAGGAGTTTGACTACTCTCCTTATTTCATAAAAGGCACCGTTGAACGCCAAGAAGGTCAGTATGTTCTGAAAAATAGAGCTAAGCAATCTTTGCCTTATGTCTTTTCACTGAAAGCTACTAAGAAGTAATATTCTAGACACTTCACTGGTAATCATTGAGTTATTATAACAAAAAAAGCCCCTGCAAACGCAGGGGCTTTTTAGAGTAGCGAGGGAGAGATTTGAACTCTCGGCCTCCGGGTTATGAATCCGACGCTCTAACCAACTGAGCTACCTCGCCATAGTTGGGACGGCAAATATACTATTTTTGTCAACTCTTCAAATAGGTTTTTTAATTTTTACGACCTTCCTTCTTCATCTAATAAT from Flavobacteriales bacterium includes the following:
- a CDS encoding helix-turn-helix transcriptional regulator, which encodes VFDKIKMQLLIGKNIKNIREKKGIPQQVLAAQCNMEKSNLSRLESGGSNPTYFTLYKIAYYLNVSVCELTNIEIEKK
- a CDS encoding class I SAM-dependent methyltransferase, which translates into the protein MDKLNKKIEINRQSWEDRTAIHLKSDFYDLESFKKDPMSLKSIELEAMGDVKGKSFLHLQCHFGQDSLSWAKKGADVTAVDFSPAAISAAKGLSKELNIEANFVESNVLTLDLEKEFDIIFMSYGTLGWLPDLKLWGSIVAKHLKQGGTFLLVEFHPVLDILDDKTQHPYFFDENTPTTLEMGSYTDCGEDMKTEYCWWNHSLSEIFVALESNGLKLQSFEEFDYSPYFIKGTVERQEGQYVLKNRAKQSLPYVFSLKATKK